In a genomic window of Streptococcus oralis:
- a CDS encoding nucleotidyltransferase family protein, whose amino-acid sequence MNTVKNEQDFLEVFRENPDMMTILTIIRDLDLKDSWLAAGSVRNFIWNLLSDKSPFDSETDVDVIFFDPDVSYEETVSLEKKLREDFPHYQWELKNQVYMHQHSPHTAPYTSSRDAMSKYPERCTAIGLRLHADATLELFAPYGIEDILNFKVSPTPHFLDNEDRMKLYQERLSKKNWQEKWKNLTFSKNLRKI is encoded by the coding sequence ATGAATACAGTGAAAAATGAGCAAGATTTTTTAGAGGTTTTTAGAGAAAATCCAGATATGATGACTATTCTGACCATCATTCGTGACCTTGATTTGAAAGACTCGTGGTTGGCAGCAGGTTCTGTCAGGAATTTCATCTGGAATCTCTTGTCTGATAAATCGCCTTTTGATAGTGAGACGGATGTGGATGTGATTTTCTTTGATCCAGATGTTTCTTATGAGGAAACAGTATCCCTAGAGAAAAAACTGAGAGAAGATTTCCCTCACTATCAGTGGGAGTTGAAAAATCAGGTCTATATGCATCAGCACAGTCCCCACACTGCGCCTTACACGAGTTCTCGTGATGCTATGAGTAAGTATCCTGAACGCTGTACGGCGATAGGGCTTCGCTTGCATGCCGACGCAACTTTAGAGCTCTTTGCGCCCTATGGTATAGAGGATATTTTGAATTTTAAGGTATCCCCAACTCCTCATTTCCTAGATAATGAAGACCGAATGAAGCTCTATCAAGAACGCTTGTCCAAGAAAAATTGGCAAGAAAAATGGAAAAATCTGACTTTCTCAAAAAACTTAAGAAAAATTTAA
- a CDS encoding isoprenyl transferase — protein sequence MFGFFKKDKAVEVEVPTQVPAHIGIIMDGNGRWAKKRMQPRVFGHKAGMEALQKVTKAANKMGVKVITVYAFSTENWTRPDQEVKFIMNLPVEFYDNYVPELHANNVKIQMIGETDRLPKQTFEALKKAEELTKNNTGLILNFALNYGGRAEITQALKGLAQDVLDAKINPGDITEDMIGDYLFTQHLPKDLRDPDLIIRTSGELRLSNFLPWQAAYSELYFTDTLWPDFDEAALQEAIAAFNHRNRRFGGV from the coding sequence ATGTTTGGATTTTTTAAGAAAGATAAAGCTGTAGAAGTCGAGGTTCCAACACAGGTTCCTGCTCATATTGGCATCATCATGGATGGGAATGGTCGTTGGGCTAAAAAACGGATGCAACCACGGGTTTTTGGTCATAAGGCGGGAATGGAAGCCCTCCAAAAGGTAACCAAGGCAGCTAACAAGATGGGAGTTAAGGTCATCACGGTTTATGCCTTTTCAACGGAAAATTGGACGCGCCCAGATCAAGAAGTCAAGTTTATCATGAATTTGCCAGTCGAATTTTATGATAACTACGTCCCTGAATTGCACGCAAATAACGTTAAGATTCAGATGATTGGGGAGACAGACCGTTTGCCTAAGCAGACTTTTGAAGCTTTGAAAAAAGCAGAGGAATTGACTAAGAACAATACGGGCTTGATTCTCAATTTTGCGCTTAACTATGGTGGCCGTGCTGAAATTACGCAGGCTCTTAAGGGCTTGGCTCAAGATGTTCTAGATGCTAAAATAAACCCTGGTGACATCACAGAAGATATGATTGGGGACTATCTTTTCACGCAACACCTGCCAAAGGATTTGCGGGATCCTGATTTGATTATCCGTACGAGTGGTGAGTTGCGTTTAAGTAATTTCTTGCCATGGCAAGCAGCTTATAGCGAGCTTTACTTTACGGATACCTTGTGGCCTGATTTTGATGAAGCCGCCTTGCAGGAAGCTATTGCTGCTTTTAACCATCGCAATCGCCGTTTTGGAGGAGTTTAG
- the ruvB gene encoding Holliday junction branch migration DNA helicase RuvB — MSRILDNEIMGDEELVERTLRPQYLREYIGQDKVKDQLQIFIEAAKMRDEALDHVLLFGPPGLGKTTMAFVIANELGVNLKQTSGPVIEKAGDLVAILNDLEPGDVLFIDEIHRLPMSVEEVLYSAMEDFYIDIMIGAGEGSRSVHLDLPPFTLIGATTRAGMLSNPLRARFGITGHMEYYAHADLTEIVERTADIFEMEITHEAATELALRSRGTPRIANRLLKRVRDFAQIMGNGVIDDVITNKALTMLDVDHEGLDYVDQKILRTMIEMYGGGPVGLGTLSVNIAEERETVEDMYEPYLIQKGFIMRTRSGRVATAKAYEHLGYEYSEK, encoded by the coding sequence ATGAGTAGAATTTTAGATAATGAGATCATGGGGGATGAGGAGTTGGTAGAACGTACCCTCCGTCCCCAGTATTTACGTGAATATATCGGGCAGGATAAGGTCAAGGACCAGCTGCAAATCTTTATCGAAGCTGCCAAAATGCGGGATGAAGCGCTGGACCATGTGCTCTTATTTGGGCCTCCAGGTTTGGGGAAAACGACCATGGCCTTTGTCATTGCCAATGAACTGGGAGTCAATCTCAAGCAAACGTCTGGTCCTGTCATTGAAAAAGCAGGTGACTTGGTAGCGATTTTGAATGATTTGGAGCCTGGAGACGTTCTCTTTATTGACGAGATTCATCGCCTGCCCATGTCGGTGGAAGAGGTGCTTTACAGTGCCATGGAGGACTTCTACATTGATATCATGATTGGTGCTGGTGAAGGCAGTCGCAGTGTTCATTTGGACTTGCCACCATTCACCTTGATTGGTGCGACGACACGTGCGGGGATGCTTTCTAATCCTCTACGAGCACGTTTTGGGATTACGGGTCATATGGAATACTATGCCCATGCTGACTTGACGGAGATTGTTGAGCGGACAGCAGATATTTTTGAGATGGAAATCACTCATGAGGCAGCTACTGAGCTGGCCTTACGTAGTCGTGGAACTCCTCGTATCGCCAATCGTCTCCTCAAGCGCGTGCGCGACTTTGCCCAGATTATGGGAAATGGGGTTATCGATGATGTCATTACCAATAAGGCTTTGACCATGTTAGATGTAGACCATGAAGGTTTGGACTATGTGGACCAGAAAATCCTTCGCACCATGATTGAGATGTACGGTGGTGGTCCTGTCGGATTAGGTACTCTCTCCGTTAATATTGCCGAGGAGCGCGAGACGGTCGAAGATATGTACGAACCTTACCTCATCCAGAAAGGTTTCATCATGCGAACTCGTTCTGGACGGGTGGCAACTGCTAAGGCATATGAGCATTTAGGTTATGAATACAGTGAAAAATGA
- a CDS encoding NADPH-dependent FMN reductase gives MKLVAIVGTNSDRSTNRKLLKFMQKHFSDKADIEVLEIKQLPAFNEPEDKLAPAEVQAFSEKILAADGVIISTPEYDHTIPAPLASALEWIAYTSRALVNKPTMIVGASLGLLGTSRAQAHLRQILDAPELKARVMPGTEFFLGHSEQVLDDECHLNNPEKVAELEEHFSEFQNFVELTKALVKPEDTNRKKSFIWEEWLKA, from the coding sequence ATGAAACTAGTTGCTATCGTTGGAACCAATTCAGATCGCTCAACCAATCGGAAACTCTTGAAATTTATGCAAAAGCACTTTTCGGATAAAGCCGACATTGAGGTATTGGAAATCAAACAATTGCCAGCCTTTAACGAACCTGAGGATAAGCTAGCGCCAGCTGAAGTTCAAGCTTTTTCAGAAAAAATTCTTGCTGCAGATGGTGTGATTATTTCAACACCTGAGTACGACCACACGATACCAGCACCTTTGGCCTCTGCTTTGGAGTGGATTGCTTATACCAGTCGTGCTTTGGTTAACAAACCAACGATGATTGTTGGTGCTTCTCTCGGTTTGCTTGGAACCTCTAGAGCGCAGGCACATTTACGCCAGATTTTAGATGCGCCGGAGCTTAAAGCGAGAGTTATGCCGGGTACAGAGTTCTTTCTAGGTCATTCTGAGCAAGTCCTAGATGATGAGTGTCATTTGAACAATCCTGAAAAGGTTGCAGAACTAGAAGAACATTTTTCAGAGTTTCAAAATTTTGTTGAACTAACAAAGGCTTTGGTCAAACCAGAAGATACAAATCGTAAGAAATCTTTCATTTGGGAAGAATGGTTGAAAGCATAA
- a CDS encoding flavocytochrome c — protein sequence MKLVAIVGTNAKKSYNRNLLQFMKRHFAQKADIEILEITDVPMFNETDDQTDTPIIQKFNQAISEADGVIISTPEHNHTIPSSLNSLLEWLSFNIHPLDGKPTMIVGASYDIQGSSRAQLHLRQILDAPGVNATVMPGSEFLLGRAHRAFDDNGDLIDERTVDFLDSCFYRFLRFVSVANQLNLPEEVRFEPGTYHVTTEGHNGKLPMDVTVSEDRIEKIEIDSSGESSGIADVVFTRIPAEIIEGQTLNVDAVSGASVTSNGVLDGVARAVKQAGANPDVLRKRSKAPSALDKEDKTYQADVVVVGGGGAGLAAAAAVLQAGKKPIIVEKFPAIGGNTVRAGGPMNAPDPAWQGTFTAHPGEAHTLQELIATDESTIDSEYLEDFRALKVEVEQYLQNPSYLFDSTLLYRIQTYIGGKRKDLQGNEIHGQYDLVSVLTERALESVRWLEDIGVEFVRSEVTMPVGALWRRGHKPVQPMGYAFISVLQKYVLEHGGKILTDSPVKELLVKDGAVKGVRAEGRNGQTIIVNADAVVLASGGFGANTKMLQKYNTYWTEIADDIATSNTPAVTGDGILLGQSVGADLVGMGFSQMMPVSDPVTGALFSGLQVPPANFIMVNTEGKRFVDEYGSRDKLSQAAIDNGGLFYLIADERIKETAYNTSQEKIDAQVKAGTLYRADTIEELAVQIGVDPQVLVETIKNYNSYVDAGFDPEFNKGSFDLKCEVAPFYATPRKPAVHHTMGGLKIDTSTHVLNENGQIIPGLYAAGEVAGGLHAGNRLGGNSLTDIFTFGRIAGQTAVKENC from the coding sequence ATGAAATTAGTAGCTATTGTTGGGACTAATGCAAAAAAATCCTATAATCGCAACCTGTTGCAATTTATGAAAAGACATTTTGCTCAGAAAGCGGATATTGAGATTTTAGAGATAACAGATGTACCAATGTTCAATGAAACAGATGATCAAACAGATACACCTATTATTCAGAAGTTTAATCAAGCTATTTCAGAAGCTGATGGTGTTATTATCTCGACACCCGAGCACAATCATACAATTCCATCAAGTTTGAATAGCTTGCTCGAGTGGTTGTCTTTTAACATTCATCCACTAGACGGAAAGCCGACAATGATTGTCGGAGCTTCTTACGATATTCAAGGTTCCTCACGTGCCCAACTTCATCTTCGTCAGATTCTGGATGCTCCTGGGGTAAATGCAACAGTTATGCCAGGTAGTGAGTTTTTACTTGGTCGAGCTCATCGAGCATTTGATGATAATGGAGATTTGATTGATGAGCGAACCGTTGATTTCCTAGATAGTTGTTTTTATCGCTTCCTTCGCTTTGTATCTGTTGCAAACCAACTAAACCTTCCTGAAGAAGTCCGCTTTGAACCGGGGACTTACCATGTTACAACTGAAGGCCATAATGGTAAATTACCGATGGATGTAACGGTTTCTGAGGATCGTATTGAAAAAATCGAAATCGATTCTTCTGGAGAATCTTCAGGAATCGCAGATGTCGTCTTTACCCGTATCCCAGCGGAAATCATTGAGGGACAGACCTTAAACGTTGATGCGGTGTCAGGAGCTTCTGTGACTTCAAATGGTGTCTTGGACGGAGTTGCGCGCGCAGTCAAACAAGCTGGTGCAAATCCAGATGTTTTACGGAAACGTTCAAAAGCACCATCTGCTCTAGATAAAGAAGATAAAACCTATCAGGCAGACGTTGTCGTCGTCGGAGGTGGAGGAGCTGGTTTAGCTGCAGCGGCTGCAGTCTTACAAGCTGGGAAGAAGCCGATTATTGTTGAGAAATTTCCTGCAATTGGAGGAAATACTGTTCGTGCAGGTGGTCCAATGAATGCACCAGATCCAGCATGGCAAGGAACCTTCACAGCTCATCCAGGTGAGGCACATACGCTTCAAGAATTGATTGCGACAGATGAATCAACGATTGATTCAGAATATTTAGAGGACTTTAGAGCCTTGAAAGTTGAGGTTGAACAGTATTTGCAGAACCCGAGCTATTTGTTCGATTCTACCTTGCTCTATCGTATCCAAACCTATATCGGTGGGAAACGAAAAGATTTACAAGGAAATGAAATTCATGGCCAATACGATTTGGTTTCTGTATTAACCGAACGAGCCCTAGAGTCTGTTCGTTGGTTGGAAGACATCGGTGTTGAATTTGTTCGTAGTGAAGTGACAATGCCAGTTGGAGCCCTTTGGCGTCGTGGCCATAAGCCGGTTCAACCAATGGGGTATGCCTTTATATCCGTCCTACAAAAATATGTTCTAGAACATGGTGGCAAGATTTTGACAGATTCTCCAGTTAAAGAATTGCTTGTAAAAGACGGGGCTGTCAAGGGTGTCAGAGCAGAAGGTCGAAACGGTCAAACCATCATTGTCAATGCAGATGCCGTTGTTCTAGCTTCTGGAGGATTTGGTGCCAATACAAAGATGCTACAAAAATACAATACCTACTGGACTGAAATTGCAGATGATATTGCTACATCTAATACACCAGCTGTAACAGGAGATGGTATTCTTTTAGGGCAAAGTGTAGGTGCAGATTTAGTGGGTATGGGCTTTAGTCAAATGATGCCAGTATCCGATCCAGTGACAGGAGCTCTTTTCTCAGGACTTCAAGTTCCTCCAGCAAACTTCATCATGGTAAATACTGAAGGGAAGCGCTTTGTAGATGAGTACGGTAGCCGAGACAAGCTATCTCAAGCGGCGATTGATAATGGAGGCTTGTTCTATCTAATCGCAGATGAACGTATCAAGGAAACTGCCTACAATACTAGCCAAGAAAAAATCGATGCCCAAGTCAAAGCAGGTACTCTTTATCGTGCAGATACGATAGAAGAGTTGGCGGTTCAGATTGGTGTGGATCCACAAGTTCTAGTGGAAACGATTAAGAATTACAATTCCTATGTAGATGCAGGTTTTGATCCTGAATTTAATAAAGGTAGTTTTGATCTCAAGTGTGAGGTTGCGCCATTTTACGCAACACCGAGAAAACCGGCCGTTCACCATACAATGGGTGGACTCAAGATTGATACTTCAACACACGTTTTGAATGAAAACGGTCAGATTATCCCTGGTTTGTATGCTGCCGGAGAAGTCGCAGGTGGACTCCATGCAGGTAACCGTCTAGGAGGAAATTCGCTTACGGATATCTTTACTTTTGGACGTATTGCAGGTCAAACAGCTGTTAAAGAAAATTGTTAG
- a CDS encoding phosphatidate cytidylyltransferase: protein MTKDLQKRTLFAVLALAIFLPVLFAGGLLLQIGIGLLAMLGVHELLHMKGLKTMTIEGALTLFATFALTVPLENYLTFLPVDGNVVAYSVLITIMLGTTVFSKNYTIEDAAFPIAVSFYVGFGFNALLDARVAGFDKVLLALFIVWATDSAAYLTGMNFGKHKLAPRVSPNKSIEGFVGGILGAVLITVIFMLVDSTVALPYGIYRMSLFAAFFSVAGQFGDLIESAMKRHFGVKDSGKFIPGHGGVLDRFDSMLIVFPMMHLFGLF from the coding sequence ATGACCAAGGATTTACAAAAGAGAACATTGTTTGCGGTATTGGCCCTGGCGATTTTCCTTCCAGTCTTGTTTGCGGGAGGGCTCTTGTTGCAGATAGGGATTGGCTTGTTAGCAATGCTAGGCGTCCATGAACTCTTGCACATGAAGGGACTAAAGACTATGACCATTGAGGGTGCTTTGACTCTCTTTGCGACTTTTGCCCTCACAGTCCCTTTAGAAAACTACCTAACTTTTTTGCCTGTTGATGGGAATGTGGTTGCCTACAGTGTTTTGATTACCATAATGCTAGGGACGACCGTTTTCAGTAAAAACTATACGATTGAAGATGCCGCTTTTCCAATTGCTGTGAGTTTTTATGTTGGTTTTGGCTTCAATGCCTTACTAGATGCTCGGGTGGCAGGTTTTGATAAGGTCCTTCTGGCTCTTTTTATCGTTTGGGCGACAGATAGCGCAGCCTACCTGACAGGGATGAATTTTGGTAAACATAAGTTGGCTCCGAGAGTTTCTCCTAATAAGAGTATTGAGGGCTTTGTCGGGGGCATTCTAGGTGCGGTACTGATAACGGTAATCTTCATGCTAGTGGACAGTACAGTTGCTCTTCCTTATGGGATTTATAGAATGAGTCTCTTTGCTGCCTTCTTCAGTGTGGCAGGTCAGTTTGGTGACTTGATTGAGAGTGCCATGAAACGCCATTTCGGTGTCAAGGATTCTGGCAAATTTATCCCTGGACATGGCGGTGTGTTGGATCGCTTTGACAGCATGCTGATTGTGTTTCCAATGATGCACTTATTTGGCCTGTTTTAA